The following coding sequences are from one Nicotiana tabacum cultivar K326 chromosome 1, ASM71507v2, whole genome shotgun sequence window:
- the LOC107801603 gene encoding putative beta-1,3-galactosyltransferase 14: MPSYPKNFTARTSSSYYFPNSRRSTILILCFLLIFTGFFSGFIVILRRGLGYNCKYAKPRSVSVLWDGTLSEGNGLSDGEYKRQKVMGFVGIQTGFGSVARRRSLRQTWFPSDHRGLQKLEESTGLAFRFVIGKTSDKSKMSALRREVAEYDDFVLLDIEEEYSKLPYKTLAFFKAAYALYDSEFYVKADDDIYLRPDRLSLLLAKERSHSQTYVGCMKKGPVFTDPKLKWYEPLSSILGKEYFLHAYGPIYALSADVVASLVALRNNSFRMFSNEDVTIGAWMLAMNVNHENNKQLCEPECTPSSIAVWDIPKCSGLCNPEKKMLELHANDICSKSPTLPSDDE; this comes from the exons ATGCCTTCATATCCAAAAAATTTCACGGCCCGAACATCCTCCTCGTACTACTTCCCCAACTCCCGCAGATCAACAATCTTAATCCTATGTTTTCTTCTCATTTTTACTGGCTTTTTTTCTGGGTTTATTGTAATTTTGAGGCGGGGTTTAGGATACAACTGTAAATATGCTAAGCCCAGATCTGTTTCTGTTCTTTGGGATGGAACTTTGAGTGAAGGAAATGGGCTTTCTGATGGAGAATATAAGAGGCAAAAAGTTATGGGTTTTGTTGGAATTCAGACCGGGTTTGGATCGGTTGCTCGCCGGCGGTCGTTAAGGCAGACTTGGTTCCCCTCTGATCACCGAGGGCTTCAAAA GTTAGAAGAATCCACTGGCTTGGCTTTTAGATTTGTTATTGGTAAAACGAGTGATAAGTCCAAGATGTCAGCGCTCAGGAGAGAGGTAGCAGAATATGATGATTTTGTGCTATTAGATATTGAAGAAGAGTACAGTAAGCTCCCATACAAAAC CTTAGCTTTCTTCAAAGCAGCCTATGCACTTTACGATTCCGAGTTCTACGTCAAAGCTGATGATGACATATATTTACGGCCAG ATCGGCTTTCACTGCTCTTGGCCAAAGAGAGGTCTCACTCACAGACATACGTTGGTTGCATGAAAAAGGGTCCAGTTTTTACTGACCCCAAGCTCAAATG GTATGAACCACTTTCATCTATTCTGGGGAAGGAGTATTTTCTGCATGCTTATGGTCCTATTTATGCTCTCTCTGCTGATGTCGTTGCAAGTTTGGTTGCCCTGAGGAACAACAG TTTCCGAATGTTTAGCAATGAGGACGTCACCATTGGTGCCTGGATGCTTGCAATGAACGTCAATCATGAGAATAATAAGCAACTATGTGAACCAGAGTGTACACCTTCTTCTATTGCCGTGTGGGATATTCCAAAGTGTTCAG GTCTGTGTAATCCCGAGAAGAAAATGTTGGAACTTCATGCAAACGACATCTGCTCGAAAAGTCCCACTCTACCATCAGATGATGAATAG